A single region of the Micropterus dolomieu isolate WLL.071019.BEF.003 ecotype Adirondacks linkage group LG02, ASM2129224v1, whole genome shotgun sequence genome encodes:
- the mrtfbb gene encoding myocardin-related transcription factor B isoform X5, with translation MGLQTWPPSNPPVSTMACLDVETPSICRGNFKSVLQLCLQQRRTREQLVEQGIMPPLKTPATFHEQIRSLERARAGNFLKHKLCRRPERSELVRMHILQETQAEPSLQATQMKLKRARLADDLNEKIAQRPGPMELVEKNILPVDSAEEVLNGGKANSSKPPDIYNFDEDSSDVLSTQQPASQQSPSSTSASPRESGGTVATSTSSNLNSPIQHFPPPNSQSTSDFVNLVSTNEQQSNQPASTPQPITTVAPSITPSPVLVKQSLPKLPADKSRSKKSKEPKPRVKKLKYHQYIPPDQKQELNEMQMDSAYARLLQQQQEFLQLQILSQQQQQFNYQAGTTATLKQTTEAQTSCSSVILSGNQASTPMQPRYTQTNRKPDHLPANLDEMKVAELKMELKLRSLPVSGTKTDLIERLKMYQENSNIQTAAAIETTAVTAVSQSENIKLTPPVSPIASKVSCLGIEDSNMADSPAKLSAALSPTVTAPCMNSPQRAPHEECPTEMRSYEKDSEKDKRLHEKERQIEELMRKLEREQRLVEELKMQLEVEKRSQQGDSPPQLSPLAPIQVKEENRTPSSCSASCSSPGLPVLVKQEVVADQSDLAPENQFISHQTNKQPESLHPIQTGAQILLPTSLPASAVAIQLPPHSIKLHTTVARSAPGLIQTSGQVPLKIEVSAALQQQCSTQTQPLTKIWRMDSTAQHLHNTFPANGCPVGASTSQARPKGPTKKSPCTSQPTLILQQTKFRNHVSKCKDPPRYEDAVKQTRSMLTAVQGSTAASQQMDDLFDVLIESGEISPFIRQDPPSLDKRLPVTASVTTLPINTVLSRPPPVVQVAQSPAAPLNPSTRLAALTSDTQMETLLDGTLGAHTEQQTLKLIEELHPPMATMEVDLNENTPPSALNLHSTNIDNMDWLDLTLSVPAEGVNPLDISTPVGVFSTDFLDSHDLHLNWD, from the exons ATGGGACTCCAGACCTGGCCGCCAAGCAATCCACCAGTGTCCACTATGGCCTGCCTTGATGTGGAGACCCCCTCCATCTGCAGGGGTAACTTTAAATCAG TCCTCCAGCTCtgtctgcagcagaggagaactCGGGAGCAGCTTGTGGAGCAAGGTATCATGCCGC CTCTGAAAACACCTGCTACTTTTCATGAGCAGATTCGCAGCCTGGAGAGAGCCAGG GCTGGGAACTTCTTAAAGCACAAACTCTGCCGGAGACCAGAGCGCTCTGAGCTAGTTCGTATGCACATCCTGCAAG AGACCCAGGCTGAGCCCTCCCTGCAGGCCACACAGATGAAGCTGAAGAGGGCCAGACTGGCTGATGATCTCAATGAGAAGATCGCCCAGCGGCCTGGACCCATGGAGCTGGTGGAGAAGAACATCCTGCCTGTTGACTCTGCTGAAGAGGTCCTCAATG GTGGTAAGGCAAACTCCTCTAAGCCACCAGATATTTACAACTTTGATGAGGACAGCAGTGATGTTTTATCAACACAACAGCCTGCCAGCCAACAATCTCCCAGCTCCACCTCTGCCTCTCCAAGGGAGTCTGGAGGGACTGTGGCCACTTCTACTTCCTCTAACTTAAACTCTCCCATACAG CACTTCCCACCGCCTAACTCACAGTCCACATCAGATTTTGTCAACCTTGTCTCCACCAATGAGCAACAAAGCAACCAACCAGCATCTACACCTCAACCAATCACCACTGTTGCCCCCAGTATCACACCAAGTCCAGTTCTTGTGAAG CAAAGCCTACCCAAGCTGCCTGCCGATAAAAGCCGCAGCAAAAAGAGCAAAGAGCCCAAACCACGGGTGAAAAAGTTAAAGTACCATCAGTACATCCCCCCGGACCAGAAGCAGGAGCTCAATGAAATGCAGATGGACTCTGCTTATGCACgcctcctgcagcagcagcaggagttCCTGCAGCTCCAGATCTTAAgccagcaacagcagcagttcAACTACCAGGCCGGGACGACTGCCACACTCAA ACAAACAACTGAGGCACAAACCAGTTGTTCCAGTGTTATTCTGAGTGGAAACCAAGCGTCCACCCCTATGCAGCCCCGGTACACTCAGACAAACCGCAAGCCGGATCATTTACCAGCTAATCTGGATGAGATGAAG GTTGCTGAGCTGAAAATGGAACTAAAACTCAGGTCATTACCTGTTTCTGGGACTAAGACGGATCTGATAGAGAGGCTAAAGATGTATCAAGAGAACTCTAACATCCAGACTGCTGCTGCCATTGAGACAACAGCCGTCACAGCAGTCTCACAGTCTGAAAACATAAAGTTAACCCCGCCTGTGTCTCCTATAGCCTCCAAGGTGAGCTGTCTGGGCATAGAAGATAGTAATATGGCAGACAGCCCCGCCAAGCTTTCAGCTGCTCTGTCTCCAACTGTCACTGCTCCCTGTATGAACTCCCCACAGAGAGCTCCACATGAGGAGTGTCCGACAGAGATGAGGTCCTATGAGAAAGACTCTGAGAAGGACAAACGTCTCCATGAGAAGGAGCGTCAGATTGAGGAGCTCATGCGGAAGCTGGAGCGGGAGCAGAGGCTTGTGGAGGAGCTGAAGATGCAGCTCGAGGTGGAGAAGAGGAGTCAGCAAGGAGATTCTCCACCTCAGCTCAGCCCTCTTGCTCCCATCCAGGTCAAAGAGGAAAACAGGACCCCGTCAAGCTGCTCGGCGTCCTGTAGTTCTCCTGGTCTGCCAGTGTTGGTCAAACAAGAGGTGGTGGCAGATCAGAGCGACTTAGCTCCTGAAAATCAGTTCATCAGCCACCAGACTAATAAGCAGCCTGAAAGCCTTCATCCTATCCAGACTGGAGCTCAGATCCTCCTGCCTACGTCCCTTCCTGCCTCTGCAGTCGCTATCCAGCTCCCTCCACACAGCATCAAATTACACACTACGGTTGCCAGATCAGCCCCAGGCCTCATCCAGACCTCTGGACAGGTGCCACTGAAAATAGAGGTCTCAGCAGCATTACAACAGCAATGCAGCACTCAGACTCAGCCACTGacaaag ATTTGGAGGATGGATAGTACAGCACAACACTTACACAACACATTCCCAGCAAATGGATGTCCTGTGGGAGCCTCCACTAGCCAAGCGCGTCCTAAAGGACCCACAAAAAAG TCTCCCTGTACCAGCCAGCCAACTTTGATCTTGCAGCAGACAAAATTCAGAAACCACGTGTCAAAGTGTAAAGACCCACCTCGTTATGAGGATGCCGTTAAACAGACACGCAGCATGCTAACAGCTGTTCAg GGTTCAACTGCAGCCAGCCAGCAGATGGATGACCTGTTTGATGTCTTAATTGAGAGTGGGG AGATCTCCCCCTTCATCAGACAGGACCCTCCCAGTTTAGACAAGCGTCTCCCTGTGACAGCCAGTGTAACCACCCTTCCCATCAACACGGTTTTATCCCGCCCTCCACCCGTGGTTCAAGTGGCCCAGTCACCTGCTGCGCCACTCAACCCCTCCACCAGGTTGGCAGCTCTGACTTCTGACACCCAGATGGAAACCCTCCTGGATGGCACACTGGGTGCTCACACTGAGCAACAAACCCTGAAGCTGATAGAGGAGCTACACCCACCTATGGCTACCATGGAGGTGGacttaaatgaaaacacaccaCCCTCTGCTTTGAACCTGCACAGTACGAACATTGACAATATGGATTGGCTGGACCTTACCCTGTCTGTGCCAGCAGAGGGTGTCAACCCTTTGGACATATCAACACCAGTGGGCGTCTTCTCTACTGACTTCCTGGACTCGCATGATCTGCACTTGAACTGGGACTGA
- the mrtfbb gene encoding myocardin-related transcription factor B isoform X2, producing MNCPYSPGCLKDRKSQRGGTVWNSESQLLFAQSWVFLSPTPPFSTGLITPWDSRPGRQAIHQCPLWPALMWRPPPSAGVTLNQSSSSVCSRGELGSSLWSKVSCRIRSLERARAGNFLKHKLCRRPERSELVRMHILQETQAEPSLQATQMKLKRARLADDLNEKIAQRPGPMELVEKNILPVDSAEEVLNGGKANSSKPPDIYNFDEDSSDVLSTQQPASQQSPSSTSASPRESGGTVATSTSSNLNSPIQHFPPPNSQSTSDFVNLVSTNEQQSNQPASTPQPITTVAPSITPSPVLVKQSLPKLPADKSRSKKSKEPKPRVKKLKYHQYIPPDQKQELNEMQMDSAYARLLQQQQEFLQLQILSQQQQQFNYQAGTTATLKQTTEAQTSCSSVILSGNQASTPMQPRYTQTNRKPDHLPANLDEMKVAELKMELKLRSLPVSGTKTDLIERLKMYQENSNIQTAAAIETTAVTAVSQSENIKLTPPVSPIASKVSCLGIEDSNMADSPAKLSAALSPTVTAPCMNSPQRAPHEECPTEMRSYEKDSEKDKRLHEKERQIEELMRKLEREQRLVEELKMQLEVEKRSQQGDSPPQLSPLAPIQVKEENRTPSSCSASCSSPGLPVLVKQEVVADQSDLAPENQFISHQTNKQPESLHPIQTGAQILLPTSLPASAVAIQLPPHSIKLHTTVARSAPGLIQTSGQVPLKIEVSAALQQQCSTQTQPLTKIWRMDSTAQHLHNTFPANGCPVGASTSQARPKGPTKKSPCTSQPTLILQQTKFRNHVSKCKDPPRYEDAVKQTRSMLTAVQGSTAASQQMDDLFDVLIESGEISPFIRQDPPSLDKRLPVTASVTTLPINTVLSRPPPVVQVAQSPAAPLNPSTRLAALTSDTQMETLLDGTLGAHTEQQTLKLIEELHPPMATMEVDLNENTPPSALNLHSTNIDNMDWLDLTLSVPAEGVNPLDISTPVGVFSTDFLDSHDLHLNWD from the exons AGCCAGAGAGGAGGGACTGTTTGGAACTCTGAGAGCCAGCTGTTGTTCGCTCAGAGCTGGGTCTTTCTCTCCCCGACTCCCCCGTTCTCCACTGGCCTCATCACTCCATGGGACTCCAGACCTGGCCGCCAAGCAATCCACCAGTGTCCACTATGGCCTGCCTTGATGTGGAGACCCCCTCCATCTGCAGGGGTAACTTTAAATCAG TCCTCCAGCTCtgtctgcagcagaggagaactCGGGAGCAGCTTGTGGAGCAAGGTATCATGCCGC ATTCGCAGCCTGGAGAGAGCCAGG GCTGGGAACTTCTTAAAGCACAAACTCTGCCGGAGACCAGAGCGCTCTGAGCTAGTTCGTATGCACATCCTGCAAG AGACCCAGGCTGAGCCCTCCCTGCAGGCCACACAGATGAAGCTGAAGAGGGCCAGACTGGCTGATGATCTCAATGAGAAGATCGCCCAGCGGCCTGGACCCATGGAGCTGGTGGAGAAGAACATCCTGCCTGTTGACTCTGCTGAAGAGGTCCTCAATG GTGGTAAGGCAAACTCCTCTAAGCCACCAGATATTTACAACTTTGATGAGGACAGCAGTGATGTTTTATCAACACAACAGCCTGCCAGCCAACAATCTCCCAGCTCCACCTCTGCCTCTCCAAGGGAGTCTGGAGGGACTGTGGCCACTTCTACTTCCTCTAACTTAAACTCTCCCATACAG CACTTCCCACCGCCTAACTCACAGTCCACATCAGATTTTGTCAACCTTGTCTCCACCAATGAGCAACAAAGCAACCAACCAGCATCTACACCTCAACCAATCACCACTGTTGCCCCCAGTATCACACCAAGTCCAGTTCTTGTGAAG CAAAGCCTACCCAAGCTGCCTGCCGATAAAAGCCGCAGCAAAAAGAGCAAAGAGCCCAAACCACGGGTGAAAAAGTTAAAGTACCATCAGTACATCCCCCCGGACCAGAAGCAGGAGCTCAATGAAATGCAGATGGACTCTGCTTATGCACgcctcctgcagcagcagcaggagttCCTGCAGCTCCAGATCTTAAgccagcaacagcagcagttcAACTACCAGGCCGGGACGACTGCCACACTCAA ACAAACAACTGAGGCACAAACCAGTTGTTCCAGTGTTATTCTGAGTGGAAACCAAGCGTCCACCCCTATGCAGCCCCGGTACACTCAGACAAACCGCAAGCCGGATCATTTACCAGCTAATCTGGATGAGATGAAG GTTGCTGAGCTGAAAATGGAACTAAAACTCAGGTCATTACCTGTTTCTGGGACTAAGACGGATCTGATAGAGAGGCTAAAGATGTATCAAGAGAACTCTAACATCCAGACTGCTGCTGCCATTGAGACAACAGCCGTCACAGCAGTCTCACAGTCTGAAAACATAAAGTTAACCCCGCCTGTGTCTCCTATAGCCTCCAAGGTGAGCTGTCTGGGCATAGAAGATAGTAATATGGCAGACAGCCCCGCCAAGCTTTCAGCTGCTCTGTCTCCAACTGTCACTGCTCCCTGTATGAACTCCCCACAGAGAGCTCCACATGAGGAGTGTCCGACAGAGATGAGGTCCTATGAGAAAGACTCTGAGAAGGACAAACGTCTCCATGAGAAGGAGCGTCAGATTGAGGAGCTCATGCGGAAGCTGGAGCGGGAGCAGAGGCTTGTGGAGGAGCTGAAGATGCAGCTCGAGGTGGAGAAGAGGAGTCAGCAAGGAGATTCTCCACCTCAGCTCAGCCCTCTTGCTCCCATCCAGGTCAAAGAGGAAAACAGGACCCCGTCAAGCTGCTCGGCGTCCTGTAGTTCTCCTGGTCTGCCAGTGTTGGTCAAACAAGAGGTGGTGGCAGATCAGAGCGACTTAGCTCCTGAAAATCAGTTCATCAGCCACCAGACTAATAAGCAGCCTGAAAGCCTTCATCCTATCCAGACTGGAGCTCAGATCCTCCTGCCTACGTCCCTTCCTGCCTCTGCAGTCGCTATCCAGCTCCCTCCACACAGCATCAAATTACACACTACGGTTGCCAGATCAGCCCCAGGCCTCATCCAGACCTCTGGACAGGTGCCACTGAAAATAGAGGTCTCAGCAGCATTACAACAGCAATGCAGCACTCAGACTCAGCCACTGacaaag ATTTGGAGGATGGATAGTACAGCACAACACTTACACAACACATTCCCAGCAAATGGATGTCCTGTGGGAGCCTCCACTAGCCAAGCGCGTCCTAAAGGACCCACAAAAAAG TCTCCCTGTACCAGCCAGCCAACTTTGATCTTGCAGCAGACAAAATTCAGAAACCACGTGTCAAAGTGTAAAGACCCACCTCGTTATGAGGATGCCGTTAAACAGACACGCAGCATGCTAACAGCTGTTCAg GGTTCAACTGCAGCCAGCCAGCAGATGGATGACCTGTTTGATGTCTTAATTGAGAGTGGGG AGATCTCCCCCTTCATCAGACAGGACCCTCCCAGTTTAGACAAGCGTCTCCCTGTGACAGCCAGTGTAACCACCCTTCCCATCAACACGGTTTTATCCCGCCCTCCACCCGTGGTTCAAGTGGCCCAGTCACCTGCTGCGCCACTCAACCCCTCCACCAGGTTGGCAGCTCTGACTTCTGACACCCAGATGGAAACCCTCCTGGATGGCACACTGGGTGCTCACACTGAGCAACAAACCCTGAAGCTGATAGAGGAGCTACACCCACCTATGGCTACCATGGAGGTGGacttaaatgaaaacacaccaCCCTCTGCTTTGAACCTGCACAGTACGAACATTGACAATATGGATTGGCTGGACCTTACCCTGTCTGTGCCAGCAGAGGGTGTCAACCCTTTGGACATATCAACACCAGTGGGCGTCTTCTCTACTGACTTCCTGGACTCGCATGATCTGCACTTGAACTGGGACTGA
- the mrtfbb gene encoding myocardin-related transcription factor B isoform X8, which translates to MPPLKTPATFHEQIRSLERARAGNFLKHKLCRRPERSELVRMHILQETQAEPSLQATQMKLKRARLADDLNEKIAQRPGPMELVEKNILPVDSAEEVLNGPTGGKANSSKPPDIYNFDEDSSDVLSTQQPASQQSPSSTSASPRESGGTVATSTSSNLNSPIQHFPPPNSQSTSDFVNLVSTNEQQSNQPASTPQPITTVAPSITPSPVLVKQSLPKLPADKSRSKKSKEPKPRVKKLKYHQYIPPDQKQELNEMQMDSAYARLLQQQQEFLQLQILSQQQQQFNYQAGTTATLKQTTEAQTSCSSVILSGNQASTPMQPRYTQTNRKPDHLPANLDEMKVAELKMELKLRSLPVSGTKTDLIERLKMYQENSNIQTAAAIETTAVTAVSQSENIKLTPPVSPIASKVSCLGIEDSNMADSPAKLSAALSPTVTAPCMNSPQRAPHEECPTEMRSYEKDSEKDKRLHEKERQIEELMRKLEREQRLVEELKMQLEVEKRSQQGDSPPQLSPLAPIQVKEENRTPSSCSASCSSPGLPVLVKQEVVADQSDLAPENQFISHQTNKQPESLHPIQTGAQILLPTSLPASAVAIQLPPHSIKLHTTVARSAPGLIQTSGQVPLKIEVSAALQQQCSTQTQPLTKIWRMDSTAQHLHNTFPANGCPVGASTSQARPKGPTKKSPCTSQPTLILQQTKFRNHVSKCKDPPRYEDAVKQTRSMLTAVQGSTAASQQMDDLFDVLIESGEISPFIRQDPPSLDKRLPVTASVTTLPINTVLSRPPPVVQVAQSPAAPLNPSTRLAALTSDTQMETLLDGTLGAHTEQQTLKLIEELHPPMATMEVDLNENTPPSALNLHSTNIDNMDWLDLTLSVPAEGVNPLDISTPVGVFSTDFLDSHDLHLNWD; encoded by the exons ATGCCGC CTCTGAAAACACCTGCTACTTTTCATGAGCAGATTCGCAGCCTGGAGAGAGCCAGG GCTGGGAACTTCTTAAAGCACAAACTCTGCCGGAGACCAGAGCGCTCTGAGCTAGTTCGTATGCACATCCTGCAAG AGACCCAGGCTGAGCCCTCCCTGCAGGCCACACAGATGAAGCTGAAGAGGGCCAGACTGGCTGATGATCTCAATGAGAAGATCGCCCAGCGGCCTGGACCCATGGAGCTGGTGGAGAAGAACATCCTGCCTGTTGACTCTGCTGAAGAGGTCCTCAATG GCCCCACAGGTGGTAAGGCAAACTCCTCTAAGCCACCAGATATTTACAACTTTGATGAGGACAGCAGTGATGTTTTATCAACACAACAGCCTGCCAGCCAACAATCTCCCAGCTCCACCTCTGCCTCTCCAAGGGAGTCTGGAGGGACTGTGGCCACTTCTACTTCCTCTAACTTAAACTCTCCCATACAG CACTTCCCACCGCCTAACTCACAGTCCACATCAGATTTTGTCAACCTTGTCTCCACCAATGAGCAACAAAGCAACCAACCAGCATCTACACCTCAACCAATCACCACTGTTGCCCCCAGTATCACACCAAGTCCAGTTCTTGTGAAG CAAAGCCTACCCAAGCTGCCTGCCGATAAAAGCCGCAGCAAAAAGAGCAAAGAGCCCAAACCACGGGTGAAAAAGTTAAAGTACCATCAGTACATCCCCCCGGACCAGAAGCAGGAGCTCAATGAAATGCAGATGGACTCTGCTTATGCACgcctcctgcagcagcagcaggagttCCTGCAGCTCCAGATCTTAAgccagcaacagcagcagttcAACTACCAGGCCGGGACGACTGCCACACTCAA ACAAACAACTGAGGCACAAACCAGTTGTTCCAGTGTTATTCTGAGTGGAAACCAAGCGTCCACCCCTATGCAGCCCCGGTACACTCAGACAAACCGCAAGCCGGATCATTTACCAGCTAATCTGGATGAGATGAAG GTTGCTGAGCTGAAAATGGAACTAAAACTCAGGTCATTACCTGTTTCTGGGACTAAGACGGATCTGATAGAGAGGCTAAAGATGTATCAAGAGAACTCTAACATCCAGACTGCTGCTGCCATTGAGACAACAGCCGTCACAGCAGTCTCACAGTCTGAAAACATAAAGTTAACCCCGCCTGTGTCTCCTATAGCCTCCAAGGTGAGCTGTCTGGGCATAGAAGATAGTAATATGGCAGACAGCCCCGCCAAGCTTTCAGCTGCTCTGTCTCCAACTGTCACTGCTCCCTGTATGAACTCCCCACAGAGAGCTCCACATGAGGAGTGTCCGACAGAGATGAGGTCCTATGAGAAAGACTCTGAGAAGGACAAACGTCTCCATGAGAAGGAGCGTCAGATTGAGGAGCTCATGCGGAAGCTGGAGCGGGAGCAGAGGCTTGTGGAGGAGCTGAAGATGCAGCTCGAGGTGGAGAAGAGGAGTCAGCAAGGAGATTCTCCACCTCAGCTCAGCCCTCTTGCTCCCATCCAGGTCAAAGAGGAAAACAGGACCCCGTCAAGCTGCTCGGCGTCCTGTAGTTCTCCTGGTCTGCCAGTGTTGGTCAAACAAGAGGTGGTGGCAGATCAGAGCGACTTAGCTCCTGAAAATCAGTTCATCAGCCACCAGACTAATAAGCAGCCTGAAAGCCTTCATCCTATCCAGACTGGAGCTCAGATCCTCCTGCCTACGTCCCTTCCTGCCTCTGCAGTCGCTATCCAGCTCCCTCCACACAGCATCAAATTACACACTACGGTTGCCAGATCAGCCCCAGGCCTCATCCAGACCTCTGGACAGGTGCCACTGAAAATAGAGGTCTCAGCAGCATTACAACAGCAATGCAGCACTCAGACTCAGCCACTGacaaag ATTTGGAGGATGGATAGTACAGCACAACACTTACACAACACATTCCCAGCAAATGGATGTCCTGTGGGAGCCTCCACTAGCCAAGCGCGTCCTAAAGGACCCACAAAAAAG TCTCCCTGTACCAGCCAGCCAACTTTGATCTTGCAGCAGACAAAATTCAGAAACCACGTGTCAAAGTGTAAAGACCCACCTCGTTATGAGGATGCCGTTAAACAGACACGCAGCATGCTAACAGCTGTTCAg GGTTCAACTGCAGCCAGCCAGCAGATGGATGACCTGTTTGATGTCTTAATTGAGAGTGGGG AGATCTCCCCCTTCATCAGACAGGACCCTCCCAGTTTAGACAAGCGTCTCCCTGTGACAGCCAGTGTAACCACCCTTCCCATCAACACGGTTTTATCCCGCCCTCCACCCGTGGTTCAAGTGGCCCAGTCACCTGCTGCGCCACTCAACCCCTCCACCAGGTTGGCAGCTCTGACTTCTGACACCCAGATGGAAACCCTCCTGGATGGCACACTGGGTGCTCACACTGAGCAACAAACCCTGAAGCTGATAGAGGAGCTACACCCACCTATGGCTACCATGGAGGTGGacttaaatgaaaacacaccaCCCTCTGCTTTGAACCTGCACAGTACGAACATTGACAATATGGATTGGCTGGACCTTACCCTGTCTGTGCCAGCAGAGGGTGTCAACCCTTTGGACATATCAACACCAGTGGGCGTCTTCTCTACTGACTTCCTGGACTCGCATGATCTGCACTTGAACTGGGACTGA